GGAACGATCGCCGTGGGCGGTTTCCCTTCATGGGGGGCACAGCCGCGATTATTGCGATCATGCGGACAGCACGCTGCGTGAAATTCTGGACGCGGCGCTGGCGGCGGGGTACCGCATCTATGGCGTCACGGAGCACGCACCGCGCGACGATCCGCGATTTCTCTATCCGGAGGAAATCAAACTCGGCTGGGACGTACCGAAGATCCAGCGCGATTTTGCGGCCTATGCCCGCGAAACGCAGTTGCTCGCGGGAGAATATGCCGGACGGCTGCTGGTGTTGCGCGGTTTTGAGGCGGAAGTTGTTCCGTGGGAGCGGTATGTGGACATCACCTTGGATTTGCGCGCGCGCCACCATTTCGACTACGTGGTCGGATCGGTCCACTGGATCGATGATCGCATCACGGACTATTCACAGGAATCCTTCGACGAGGCGCTGAGGGAGTACCGGAATTTGGAAGCGATGGCCGTGCATTATTACGAGCGGGTCGCGGCGATGGTCCGCGCGTTGCGTCCGGAGGTGGTGGGACACTTGGACGTCATCCGAAAATATGCCCGGCCGCACGGTCCCGTGGACACACCCGCCATCCGCGACGCGGCCGACGGCGCCTTGGAAGCCATCCGCGACGCGGGGAGCATCCTCGACATCAACACGGCGGCCTACCGGAAAGGGTTCGACACGCCCTATCCGGCGCCGTGGCTGCTGGAACGCGCAGTCCATCATTTCGGCATCGGCGTGTGTTTCGGCGACGACA
Above is a window of Candidatus Hydrogenedentota bacterium DNA encoding:
- a CDS encoding histidinol-phosphatase, which produces MSLLERSPWAVSLHGGHSRDYCDHADSTLREILDAALAAGYRIYGVTEHAPRDDPRFLYPEEIKLGWDVPKIQRDFAAYARETQLLAGEYAGRLLVLRGFEAEVVPWERYVDITLDLRARHHFDYVVGSVHWIDDRITDYSQESFDEALREYRNLEAMAVHYYERVAAMVRALRPEVVGHLDVIRKYARPHGPVDTPAIRDAADGALEAIRDAGSILDINTAAYRKGFDTPYPAPWLLERAVHHFGIGVCFGDDSHGVAQVGAGILEARAYLLDHGVGELVTLERTEHGLERRHIPL